AACTGACCTCCTTGTATAGATATTCTGTATATAGAATCGGTTCTGAATGTTCTCAGGTCATTGATCATTCGAACGGATCCCGTTTTGCCGATCTATATCGAATGAGATCGACGTTTCTGAGGCCGATGGGTGCAGTTTTAGGGCTATCGTCCTCAATTTGATGGTCTTTCCGGGTCTCGCAAGGGTCTAGATGGGCAAAGTTTAAATAACAACAGTAGTTTCCCGTTCTTCCGCATGCCGACATCAACTTCCAATGGGCCCGTAGCTCAGCTAGGTAGGATGCTTGCAAGCAAGTGTCCCTAGAAAGAGCATCTGGCTTTTAACCAGGTGGTCCGGGGTTCGAAAAACTCACGAAAGGGCATCGTGCGTATCGGAAATCCCCGCGGGCCCGCTTGGAAAGGTGAGGGAAACGATGGAAAACAACCTTCAACTCGGTAATAGTCGATGTATTTTTATAACACTAGCACTTAGTAGTCCGGAAGGGCTATTGGTAAGTTTGAAGGGTCCATTCAGCCGGCGAGGTGGTATCTGTGTCTGATATAGGTTTTAATGTCTTAGAGCACGAACTCGTGCCCGAACACTATCTGCTCTCCGAGGAGGAAGCCGGAGAGGTCTTGAGTAGGATGAATTTGAGCCGGGATCAGCTTCCCAAGATTCGGCATAGCGATGCTTGCATCAAGATTCTAGAAAACATTTACGGTCCCATATCGGAAGGCCGAGTAATCAAGGTTGTAAGGAAGAGCCTGACCGCGGAGCAGTTCGTGGCCTACCGTCTGGTCATCAGAGGGTGAAAGAATTGCGAGATCTCGTAGAACTGTATTTTAAAGAGCGGAGCATAGTGAATCACCATATCGCTAGCTTCAACGACTTCCTGTCCACGCTCGATAACCCGAATTCGAGAATGCAGAAGATCGTGGACAACCTCCGTGTATCTGCGGAGGACATCGACAGAGGAATAATCCGGCTAGACCCAGACCGCACCGATGGAAGGATCATCGAGATCCGCGTCGGTCGCAGGAGGGATGAGAAAGCAGGTTTGATCGATCCCCAGTCCCGCCCCACGGTGAATATCGACCTCCCAGTGGTCAGGGAGGCGAACGGATACACCCACAAGCTGACGCCCATGGAAGCGAGGCTGAGGAATCTCAACTACCTGGCCCCTATCTATGTTGATTTCACCGTGATAGAGGACGGCATCGAGAAGGAGCCTGAGCGGGTCCATGTTGGAGATCTCCCCATCATGTGCAGGTCAAAGAAATGCAACCTCTACAAGGAGAGCCTGGAGGATGAGAGGGAACTCACTCATGAGGAGTACGAGTGGAAGCTCATAGAGGAAGGAGAGGATCCCAGCGACCCTGGCGGCTACTTTATCATCGGTGGAACTGAGAGGGTCCTGATATCACTGGAGGACCTGGCTCCAAATCGTGTCATGGTAGAGTTCAACGAGCGTTACGGGACCAGGCTGGAGGTGGCCAAGGTCTTCTCCCAGAGGGAGGGTTACAGAGCCCTCACGCTCGTGGAGAAGAAGAAGGACGGCATGCTGATGGTCACAGTTCCCGCCGCATCAGGTCAGATCCCCCTTGTCGCGCTGATGAAGGCATTGGGAATGGACAGCGATGAGGAGATCTACCAGGCAATCGTGAGCGTACCCGAGATGGCCAACATAGTGTACGCGAACATAGAGGAGTGCCAGGACAGCAAGATGTTCCCGCCCAACGGGATTTTCACCACCGATGACGCGCTGCTGTACCTGGAGAGGAAGTTCGCGACCGGCCAGGCCAAGGAGTACAGGGTGAAGAAGGTGGAGTCTATCATCGACCGGTCCCTGCTCCCCCACCTGGGCGATACCCAGGAGGACCGCCTCAAGAAGGCCATATTCCTGGGAAGGATCGCACGATCAGTTCTGGAACTTTCACTGGGGCTCAGGAAGGAGGATGACAAGGACCACTACGCCAATAAGAGGCTCAAGCTGTCTGGCGACCTCATGGAAGACCTTTTCCGCGTAGCGTACACCAACCTCATGAAGGACCTCAAGTACCAACTTGAGAGGAACTACGCCCGCAAGAAGGACCTGAGAATAGCCTCCGCTATAAGGCCTGATCTTCTAACCCACAGGCTGCTCCATGCCCTGGCCACAGGAAACTGGGTCGGGGGAAGGGCAGGCGTGAGCCAGCTCTTGGACCGTACCTCCAACATGAGTACCATATCCCACCTGAGAAGGATCACATCATCACTCACCAGATCGCAGCCGCACTTCGAGGCTCGAGATCTGCACCCCACTCAGTGGGGCCGTCTGTGCCCCAACGAGACCCCTGAGGGTCAGAACTGCGGTCTGGTCAAGAACGCGGCCCTCATCATCGATGTTTCGGAGGGCTTCAGGGAAGAGGACGTACACTGGCTGCTTCGTGACCTGGGAGTGAAGGAGGTCAAAGGACAGCAGCAGACCGGCACCCGCGTCTACGTCAACGGGGACCTGGTGGGCGTCCATGACAAATCAAAGGAACTTGTCCACGAGATCAGGCAGAGGAGGCGCTGTGGCCTTCTCTCCCATGAGATCAACGTTCGGCATGACGAGGAGATGGACGAGATCATCATCAACTGCGATGAGGGAAGATTGCGCCGCCCACTTCTGGTCATTGCCAACGGAAGGACCGTCCTGACCAGGAAGCACCTGGAGGACATTCAGGATGGCAGGGCCCGATGGTCCGATCTTCTCCGCGACGGCGTCCTAGAATGGCTGGACGCCGAGGAGGAAGAGGACTGCTACATCGCTGTAGAGCCTTTCCATGTGCCCAACCGATGCCCCAACTGCGCTACCGCGCTATCACCGTCCGACGTGGATTGGATCAACCCGGGCGGCGAGGAGGGAAGCATCGTTCTTCAGTGCCTGCACTGCAATGGTCAGATCACAGTTCCGACCCTGCTCGGCAAGGAGCACACCCACATGGAACTTGATCCCATGTGCATCCTGGGCGCCTGTTCAGGCCTGGTTCCATATCCAGAGCACAACTCCTCTCCAAGGGTGACCATGGGAGCGGGAATGGCCAAGCAGTCTTTGGGTCTGGCCACATCCAATTACAGGCGCAGACCCGACACGAGAGGTCATCTTCTCCATTACCCCCAGAAACCCATGGCTCAGACCAATACCATGGAGTTCGTGCATTTCAACGAGCGTCCTGCTGGACAGAACTTCGTCGTGGCTGTTCTTTCATACCACGGTTATAATATGGAGGACGCTCTGGTCCTGAACAAATCCAGCGTTCAGAGAGGCCTGGGACGGTCCACCTTCATGAGGACATACCGTGCTGAGGAGCGCCGATATCCCGGTGGTCAGGAGGACCACTTTGAGATACCCTCTCCCGATGTCAGGGGGGCAAGGGCAGACATGGCCTACACAAGCCTCAGCGAGGACGGCCTGATATCGCCCGAGACGGCGGTGAGTGGCGGTGATGTTCTCATTGGAAAGACGTCGCCACCCAGGTTCCTTGAGGAAGATACTGATTTCCTGACTCCGCAGAAGAGGAGGGAGACTTCCATAACCGTTAGACCTGGCGAATCTGGTTGGGTTGACAGCGTGATGCTTACCGAGTCCGAGAACGGGAGCCGTCTGGTCAAGGTCAAGGTGAGGGATCAAAGGATTCCAGAGCTTGGAGACAAGTTCGCTTCCAGGCACGGCCAGAAGGGCGTGATCGGTCTTCTAGCACCTCAGGAGGACATGCCTTTCACTTCGCAAGGCGTGATTCCTGACCTGGTCATCAATCCCCACGCCATCCCGTCGCGTATGACTGTCGCCCATGTCCTTGAGATGATCGGCGGAAAGGTTGGGTCCATGGAAGCCCGCCTGGTCGATGGTACACCGTTCTCCGGAGAGAAGGAGCAGGCTCTGAGGGAAGCCCTGGTACGCAATGGATACAAGCACTCAGGGAAGGAGGTCATGTACGATGGTCGGACAGGTCGCATGATTCCTGCTGATATCTTCATCGGTGTGATCTATTACCAGAAACTTCACCATATGGTCTCGGGCAAGTTGCATGTTAGATCCCGTGGACCTGTTCAGATACTCACCAGGCAACCCACAGAAGGCCGTTCGAGACAGGGCGGCCTGAGGTTCGGAGAGATGGAAAGGGACTGCCTCATAGGCCATGGAGCTGCCATGGTCATAAAGGACCGTCTGCTCGACGAGTCGGACGGGACCATGCAGTATGTCTGCGGTAACGCTAACTGCGGGCACGTGGCCATGATGGACCGCAGGGGATCACTTCGCTGCCCAGTATGTAGCAACAACACCAATGTCCACCTGGTGCAGACCTCATATGCATTCAAATTGCTGCTTGATGAACTGCTATCGCTTGGCGTTGCCATGCGACTTCAACTGGAGGATTTGCGATGATGAGAGGCGTATCGAAGAGGATCGGAGGGATCAAGTTTGCCTGCCTCTCTCCCGAGGAAGTCAGGAAGATGTCCTCCACAAAGGTGATCACCGCTGACACCTACGATGATGATGGATTCCCCATAGACATGGGACTGATGGATCCGCATATGGGCGTTATCGAGCCCGGTCTTCGCTGCAAGACCTGCGGACACAAGGTGGACGAGTGTCCAGGGCACTTCGGTCATATCGATCTTGCCATGCCCGTCATCCATGTGGGCTTCATGAAGGAGATCAAGAAGCTCCTGCAGTCAACTTGCCGGGTTTGCGGAAGACTGCTCCTCTCTGAGGATCAGGTGAAGGAGTACCAGGAGGCCATGGATATGGTCGAGGATCTGGGCGGGGATACCATAGAGATCCGCCTGCTCTCAAAGGAGACCGCAAAGGATGCCTCGTCCAAGCCCATTTGCCCCCACTGCGGCGCCGAGCAGCTCAAGATAACACTGGACAAACCAACCACCTTCCGTGAGGACGGGCACAAGCTCACGCCCAAGGAGGTGCGAGAGCGGCTGGAGCGCATTCCAGACATGGACCTGCCCCCGCTGGGCATTGACCCAGCATCCTGCAGGCCGGAATGGATGGTGCTTACCGCCCTTCCCGTACCGCCAGTCACAGTCAGGCCTTCCATCACCTTGGAATCCGGAGACAGGTCAGAGGATGACCTGACCCACAAGCTCGTGGACGTTCTCAGAATAAACCAGAGGCTGAGGGAGAACAGGGACGCCGGCGCTCCCCAGCTGATCGTCGAGGATCTCTGGGAGCTGCTTCAGTATCATGTTACAACTTACTTCGACAATCAGACCTCGGGCATACCGCCCGCCAGGCACAGGTCGGGCAGACCGCTGAAGACGCTGGTGCAGAGGCTCAAGGGTAAGGAAGGCCGCTTCCGTTCCAACCTCTCAGGTAAGAGGGTGAACTTCTCCGCCAGGACGGTCATATCGCCTGATCCCATACTCTCGATCAACGAGGTAGGCGTTCCCTACAGAGCGGCCAGGGAACTGACCGTTCCGGTCTTTGTGACTCCCACGAACATGGAGATCCTGAGAGGCATGGTGCTCAATGGTCCTGAGCCAGGCGGTGAGAAGTATCTTCCTGGAGTGAATTACATCATTCGACCCGATGGCCGGAGGATAAGGGTCACGGACCGCAACGCGGAGACCGCGGCCGAGGGCTTGGAACCGGGATACATCGTTGAGAGGCATCTCATGGACGGCGATGTGGTCCTTTTCAACAGGCAACCCTCGCTGCACAGGATGTCCATGATGGCCCATACCGTGCGCGTCATGCCATGGAAGACTTTCCGCCTGAATCTATGTGTCTGTCCCCCTTACAACGCGGACTTCGACGGAGACGAGATGAACCTTCATGTACTACAGAGCGACGAGGCCAGAGCCGAGGCCCAGATCCTCATGAAGGTGCAGGAGCACATCCTGTCGCCTAGGTTCGGGGGGCCGGTCATAGGGGCCATACACGATCACATCACGGGCGCATTCATACTCACACATAAGGACTCCAAGTTCACCAAGAGCGAGACACTCTTCATACTATCAAGGGCAAGGCACAGACCACTACCCCATCCAGGGATCGTGCAGGACGGCGTTGAATATTGGACTGGAAAGCAGCTGATCTCTCTGGTTCTGCCAGAGGATCTCAAGATGAACTTCAAGTCCTCCATCTGCCGCAAGTGCACGGAGTGCATGAAGGAGAAGTGTGATCTTGACTCATACGTTCGCATCCGCGACGGAGAGCTCATGTGCGGGACAATTGATGAGAACGCCATCGGATCGTTCAAGGGGCGCATACTGGACAAGGTGGCCCGTGACTACGGGTCCGATGCCGCCAGGGCGCTTCTGGATAACATCACCAAGCTGGCGATCGGGGCCATCATGATACGCGGTTTCACCACCGGAATAAGCGATGAGGATATCCCCGGAGAGGCGAGAAGGCAGATAGAGGATGTCCTTGAGGAGGCTTCGAACAGGGTCGATGACCTGGTGGCTGCCTACCGCGAGGGTATACTCGAGCAACTTCCCGGCCGCTCGCTAGAGGAGACGCTAGAGGTGGAGGTCATGAAGGTGCTGGGTCAGGCCAGGGACGAAGCGGGCAACATCGCAGGTCGTCACCTCGGTCTTGAGAACAGCGCGGTTGTCATGGCCAGGTCGGGTGCCAGGGGGTCCATGCTGAACCTCTCTCAGATGGCAGGTTGCATAGGGCAACAGGCGGTTCGTGGTGAGCGTTTGGCTCGTGGCTATTGGAACCGAACACTACCTCACTTCAGAAAGGGTGACCTGGGAGCAGAGGCAAAGGGCTTCGTTCGCAACTCGTACAAGAGTGGCCTCTCACCCACTGAGTTCTTCTTCCACTCCATGGGAGGAAGGGAAGGACTGGTAGACACCGCCGTTAGAACATCAAGATCAGGATACATGCAGAGGCGTCTGATCAACGCCCTTGAGGATCTCAAATTGAAGCAGGACGGCACTGTGAGGAACACCGCTGATATGGTCGTCCAGTTCGAATACGGAGAGGATGGGATCGACCCAAGCCGGAGCGTTCAAGGCAAGCCAATAGATGTCGATGATCTCCTTCTCGACGTGCTCGGGGATGAGGCTGAGATATTGGCCAAGCTCGAGGAGAAAAAGATTGGCGGCTACGCATTGGTTGAAAAGGACCTTATGGAATTGGGGGACGAGGACGCGTTTGATGAACCTGATTTCAGTGGAGGTGAGGACTGATGGCCCGGAAGGACACCATTAACGCGCTCATGCGCAGAGGCTTGGAGGAAGGGGAGATCGAAGTCCTCATGTCAGAGTTCAGCACTCTAGGAGACATCGCGTCCGCGGAAATTGACAAGCTCGTCTCCATGGGCCTATCGGAAGAGCAGGCGGTTGACATCCTGGAGAAAGTGGGCAAGAAGGTCCGGAAGGCCAAGAAGTCCGCCAAGAAGAAGGATGAGGCACCCAAACCAGATATTGAACTGTACGTTCCGGTCAAGTCACCGGAGCTGACCGAACTCGAGATCAAGATGAGGGACATGCAGGCCGAGATGGGCCTGAACCTGCCCCTCAGCGTGGTCAGGGAAATCGCGGAGAGGATCGAGGGGATCGACATTCCCGACGAGACCATCGGGAGGATTCTGACCGGGGCCAAGGTGATGTTCGCCAAGCATAAGATGGACCCCAACGAGTCTGCAGGGATCCTGGCAGCGCAGAGCATCGGGGAACCGGGCACACAGATGACAATGCGTACCTTCCACTATGCTGGAGTGGCCGAGATCAATGTAACGCTCGGTCTTCCAAGGCTGATCGAGATCGTAGATGCTAGGCGCATTCCCAGCACACCCATGATGACTGTCTATATGGACAAGAAGGTGGCCGATGATGTGGACCGGGTGAGGGCGATAGCCTCCGAGATCGAGATGACCACGCTTATCGACATCGCCGACCTGGAGACAGACATTGTGAACATGAAGGTGATGGTTTATCCCGACGATCGCAAGCTGAGGCAGAAGCAGATATCCATGGACGACATCTACAAGCGCCTCAACTCGATAAGGGGCATCAAGGGAACCGTGGATCTGGAAGAGACAAAGCTCCAGATTTCCTCCCCCGAGCCATCGTTCAAGAAGCTGCAAAGCATTGTGGACCTGGTGAAGAACGCCAAGATCAAGGGCATCGACAATATCAAGAGAGCGATTATCAGAAAGACTGGCAGCGAGTACGTAGTATACACAGAGGGCTCAAACCTCCACAAGGTGCTTGAGGTGGACATGGTGGACAAGACTCGGACCAGCACCAACTGTATACAGGAGATATTCGAGGTTCTGGGGGTCGAGGCAGCCCGCAACTCCATCGTCGCCG
The sequence above is a segment of the Methanomassiliicoccales archaeon genome. Coding sequences within it:
- a CDS encoding DNA-directed RNA polymerase subunit H, coding for MGFNVLEHELVPEHYLLSEEEAGEVLSRMNLSRDQLPKIRHSDACIKILENIYGPISEGRVIKVVRKSLTAEQFVAYRLVIRG
- a CDS encoding DNA-directed RNA polymerase subunit B, producing MRDLVELYFKERSIVNHHIASFNDFLSTLDNPNSRMQKIVDNLRVSAEDIDRGIIRLDPDRTDGRIIEIRVGRRRDEKAGLIDPQSRPTVNIDLPVVREANGYTHKLTPMEARLRNLNYLAPIYVDFTVIEDGIEKEPERVHVGDLPIMCRSKKCNLYKESLEDERELTHEEYEWKLIEEGEDPSDPGGYFIIGGTERVLISLEDLAPNRVMVEFNERYGTRLEVAKVFSQREGYRALTLVEKKKDGMLMVTVPAASGQIPLVALMKALGMDSDEEIYQAIVSVPEMANIVYANIEECQDSKMFPPNGIFTTDDALLYLERKFATGQAKEYRVKKVESIIDRSLLPHLGDTQEDRLKKAIFLGRIARSVLELSLGLRKEDDKDHYANKRLKLSGDLMEDLFRVAYTNLMKDLKYQLERNYARKKDLRIASAIRPDLLTHRLLHALATGNWVGGRAGVSQLLDRTSNMSTISHLRRITSSLTRSQPHFEARDLHPTQWGRLCPNETPEGQNCGLVKNAALIIDVSEGFREEDVHWLLRDLGVKEVKGQQQTGTRVYVNGDLVGVHDKSKELVHEIRQRRRCGLLSHEINVRHDEEMDEIIINCDEGRLRRPLLVIANGRTVLTRKHLEDIQDGRARWSDLLRDGVLEWLDAEEEEDCYIAVEPFHVPNRCPNCATALSPSDVDWINPGGEEGSIVLQCLHCNGQITVPTLLGKEHTHMELDPMCILGACSGLVPYPEHNSSPRVTMGAGMAKQSLGLATSNYRRRPDTRGHLLHYPQKPMAQTNTMEFVHFNERPAGQNFVVAVLSYHGYNMEDALVLNKSSVQRGLGRSTFMRTYRAEERRYPGGQEDHFEIPSPDVRGARADMAYTSLSEDGLISPETAVSGGDVLIGKTSPPRFLEEDTDFLTPQKRRETSITVRPGESGWVDSVMLTESENGSRLVKVKVRDQRIPELGDKFASRHGQKGVIGLLAPQEDMPFTSQGVIPDLVINPHAIPSRMTVAHVLEMIGGKVGSMEARLVDGTPFSGEKEQALREALVRNGYKHSGKEVMYDGRTGRMIPADIFIGVIYYQKLHHMVSGKLHVRSRGPVQILTRQPTEGRSRQGGLRFGEMERDCLIGHGAAMVIKDRLLDESDGTMQYVCGNANCGHVAMMDRRGSLRCPVCSNNTNVHLVQTSYAFKLLLDELLSLGVAMRLQLEDLR
- a CDS encoding DNA-directed RNA polymerase subunit A', with the translated sequence MRGVSKRIGGIKFACLSPEEVRKMSSTKVITADTYDDDGFPIDMGLMDPHMGVIEPGLRCKTCGHKVDECPGHFGHIDLAMPVIHVGFMKEIKKLLQSTCRVCGRLLLSEDQVKEYQEAMDMVEDLGGDTIEIRLLSKETAKDASSKPICPHCGAEQLKITLDKPTTFREDGHKLTPKEVRERLERIPDMDLPPLGIDPASCRPEWMVLTALPVPPVTVRPSITLESGDRSEDDLTHKLVDVLRINQRLRENRDAGAPQLIVEDLWELLQYHVTTYFDNQTSGIPPARHRSGRPLKTLVQRLKGKEGRFRSNLSGKRVNFSARTVISPDPILSINEVGVPYRAARELTVPVFVTPTNMEILRGMVLNGPEPGGEKYLPGVNYIIRPDGRRIRVTDRNAETAAEGLEPGYIVERHLMDGDVVLFNRQPSLHRMSMMAHTVRVMPWKTFRLNLCVCPPYNADFDGDEMNLHVLQSDEARAEAQILMKVQEHILSPRFGGPVIGAIHDHITGAFILTHKDSKFTKSETLFILSRARHRPLPHPGIVQDGVEYWTGKQLISLVLPEDLKMNFKSSICRKCTECMKEKCDLDSYVRIRDGELMCGTIDENAIGSFKGRILDKVARDYGSDAARALLDNITKLAIGAIMIRGFTTGISDEDIPGEARRQIEDVLEEASNRVDDLVAAYREGILEQLPGRSLEETLEVEVMKVLGQARDEAGNIAGRHLGLENSAVVMARSGARGSMLNLSQMAGCIGQQAVRGERLARGYWNRTLPHFRKGDLGAEAKGFVRNSYKSGLSPTEFFFHSMGGREGLVDTAVRTSRSGYMQRRLINALEDLKLKQDGTVRNTADMVVQFEYGEDGIDPSRSVQGKPIDVDDLLLDVLGDEAEILAKLEEKKIGGYALVEKDLMELGDEDAFDEPDFSGGED
- the rpoA2 gene encoding DNA-directed RNA polymerase subunit A'', with amino-acid sequence MARKDTINALMRRGLEEGEIEVLMSEFSTLGDIASAEIDKLVSMGLSEEQAVDILEKVGKKVRKAKKSAKKKDEAPKPDIELYVPVKSPELTELEIKMRDMQAEMGLNLPLSVVREIAERIEGIDIPDETIGRILTGAKVMFAKHKMDPNESAGILAAQSIGEPGTQMTMRTFHYAGVAEINVTLGLPRLIEIVDARRIPSTPMMTVYMDKKVADDVDRVRAIASEIEMTTLIDIADLETDIVNMKVMVYPDDRKLRQKQISMDDIYKRLNSIRGIKGTVDLEETKLQISSPEPSFKKLQSIVDLVKNAKIKGIDNIKRAIIRKTGSEYVVYTEGSNLHKVLEVDMVDKTRTSTNCIQEIFEVLGVEAARNSIVAEASRTLDEQGLSVDIRHIMLVADLMTNDGDVKAIGRHGISGRKSSVLARAAFEITAAHLLHAALTGEIDHLDGVAENIIVGQPVTLGTGAVNLVYTPTKRGQ